CTTTCCTCTATGCAGACGATCTTTCGAATCTCTTTCGTGAGGTAGAAAACTGTGACACTTACTATAATTTGTATTATGTTAGAAGGGAAAAGGATAACTATAACCTTATTTTATTTTTAATTTCTCTCGGAATCATTCCAACAGTAAACTATGAAAATCATTATTTTACCGTATTCAAAAGAAGATCTTTCGAAACCGCACCGACTCTAACGACATATAAGTTTGGCTATAGAAGAGTTCTTACTTGGCTTCTTTTGCCAACATTTAATTTTTTTAATGAAGTAGAAAACTATAACAAAGATTATCGTTTTGTGGATCATACAAAAGATCAATTCTTAGCTGCCTTAGAAAACAAAAATAGCCAACCTTTGCCCATCAAACGATTAAATCCTGTGTATGGCGATGTCCTAGGTGGAACTTATATTTCTGATTCTAATCTTTTTACAACGCAAATCCCTGTGGATACAAGATTTGCTGTCATTCGCGACGGCAAAAGAAATGTTAGTTTTTTTGATCCAATTCACGGACTTTTTAAAATCCAAGCCATCAATGTGAATCAAAAAATTCATTCCGATATCATCACCGACGGAATTGAAAAAACACTAAAAACATTTATAACGACTAACCTCATTGATAAAATTAAGAAGAACTATCCAAAATCTGGAATCATTCACGAATCCTATTTGTCTGAATATCGGGATGGAACATATACTTTTACTTTAGAAATTGCGAAACCGGATGTAGAGAAAGATCAGTTTAAAAAAGAATATTATGTATTTTCTTGTTTTAAATCCCAAAGTCAAATTTATATTCTATCGAGAAGTTTGCCAAATGAAACAAACTTAGAAGTTTTACCAAAGTTAGCAGAAACAAGTATTTTAGATTTTTATCCTAACATTACATTCCAATCCAAATATATAGAACCCAAACCACTTGAATTAGATGTCGCCGTGAATGGTGAAAAGAAAAGAAACACGAACGAATATGATGATGACAACGATGAGGATGATGAGGATGATGAGGATGATGAGGAAGAAGAAGAGGATGAAGAACTTGCAGGAGGTGGTGGCGGGGGAGGAGCCAGTGCAGAAATGGACCTCAGCGGACTACTATCTCTCTTAAAAGAAAGGACTTACATACCAAAAGGAAAAATGGATATCAAACCTGGCCGCTTTAAGTTCAATAACGCCCGGTTTAATGCACCAAAATTTAATACAGGATCAAGGTTTCATGTCAAACCGGGACGTACCAAAAACTTTTCCCGACCGGCAAAATGGCGACGTTAAAAAGAAACGTCCATTCAGACTTACTTAGGAAGATTCAGAAGAACAGAATTTATCTCAGGCATACAACGTCCCGATAGATGAGCTGCATCTTGAAAATAATCGCAACGAATTTTTCCTTCTTCGTTTAAATCAACAAATCTCGTAGAAGTTTTATTTGCGAGTGATTGTATCTTTGATTTCCAGGATGAATAAAATGTAGATGCAACATAAAAGTTTGTTAAATTTTTATGAACTTTAGGAATCCATAAAACAACAGGGATTTGATTTTTTTTACATCTCTCGATTATTTTTTCTAAAAAGAATAAATTGTCCTCATTCAATGAATAGTTTCCATAAAATTCATTTTTAAGAACATCAACTAACATCACAGTTTTTAAATAAGTATCTGTATCATTTGCCGGCTTTAAGTAAAAGTCATTAAAACTATCAGGTGAGTATGGTAATTCTTCTCTATTAGTTTTTGTATCAAAGGCATTAGCGAATGGATCCACAGACATCTGGTTCGTAGGCATAAAATTCTTAAGTAATTCTGCATTTTTATCTTTGGTTCCGAAAAGATTTGTAGAAATTGCTTTTGTTGAAATTTTATATCGACTTAATGAAAATAATCGAGAAAAGAAATATTCTTTTGCAAAATCAGATGGCAATTCATTAAAATATTGAATGGCAAATTCAAGAGGCATTCCTTCTAATAAAGTTATATTATAAAAGCGGTTCTTTTTGTTAAAAGAAAAAGCGGATACTTCCAGAAAAACAACATCTGGTTTATATTGTTTGTCCATCAATTGATTGAAGCGTGTATAATAAATTAATGGATTGGAACCAGGGGCAGCATATCCAAAAAACTTATACTCATCCAAACTCTTTTTCTGATTTTCACTAATGAAATCTGAATGGTGGTTATAATCAGAAGTTGCAAATTGATAAAATATAAAAGAACGAGAAGTTCCAAAGGCCCAAATCTTTTTTTTATCCTGATACTTGGGATCTTCAAGGTAAGAAGCAGAAATATTCTTAAAAGATTCTACGTAAGGATTTCCAATATTTTCTTCTGTTAAGAAATTTCTAACGGAAGGGATTAAAATGATTTTATCTAATCCGAAAAAAAAGAGAAATAATAACAGTATCCTAAATTTTTTAAGTATCATAAAAGTATTCCTAAAACTGAAAGTAAATGAACTGTGCTGAATTTGAAGCTAATGTTAAAACTAACACACCACACAATAGTGCTAGTCCAGGTAACAATAACTTTCTGTATTCAAATTTTAAACTCAATCGAGATTGGAAGTATTCATAGGTATGTAATAAAAATCCAACGGCAATTAATCTAAATAACTTTGGAGTTTCAGGCATTCTGGCTCCACTCTGAGAAACCAAATTCTGAACGATGGATTGAATGTCCCGGATGTGTTCGATTCTAAAAAAGATCCATGCTAAACAAACAAGATGGAATACAACTAAACCTTTGAAAATTTGAATGAAAACATTCTGAGCATTCGGTTTATTATTCGTAATCACCCTTTCGATGATAAGATAAAGTCCATGTAAGGCCCCCCAAACTAGGAAAGTATAGTTTGCACCATGCCATAAACCGCCAAGAATCATCGTAATGAGTAAATTAAAATATGTTCTAAAATTTCCGAATCGATTTCCACCTAACGCAATATATAAATAGTCTCGTAACCACTGCGAAAGTGTGATATGCCATCTTTGCCAAAACTCTTTTAGGGATGTTGAGAAATATGGTGCATTAAAGTTTACGGGAATATCATACCCTAACAACAAAGCCAATCCTCTGGCAATATCGCAATAACCAGAAAAGTCGCAATAAATTTGAATGGCAAAACCATAAACAGATACCAATGCACTGAACGTATCGAAATTTTCTGGATGACTAAAGAAAGGTTCAATGATGGGAGAAATATTATCTGCAATGATCACTTTTTTTAAAACGCCAAGTAGAATCAAATATCCACCTGCATTATAAGGTAGTTCGAGGAATCTTTTTTTACTATGTAACTGTTTAAAAAAATCTGTATGTCTCATGATTGGTCCAGCAATCAACTGCGGAAAAAACATGATAAAGATTGTAAAATCTTCTAAGGAAACTTTGGATTTAATTTTTCCTCTATACACATCGATTTGAAATGCCAAAATTTGGAATGTGTAAAAACTAATGGCAAGTGGAAGGATGATGTTGGGGAGTTTTGTTGTTACTTCTATAATTTGTTGAAATCCAAAAATGTCGGTTACTATGTTAATGAGGAAATAGAAGTATTTAAAAAACACCAAATTCAACATGTTTAAAATGACTACGAGTGTAATTTTTGTTTTATTGAATTGGTAGTTAGAGAAATGATAAAATATAAAGTTAATGAATACGATAAGGAGGAAGTGAACTAAAAAAAATACATCCCAATATCCATAAAATATCAAAGAACCCAGTAGAATTGTTAGCTTCTGAAATCTGGAATTTAGCTGCCAATAAACAGTGTATAAAACAACAAAAAAGAGAACAAATACTAATGAATTAAATAACACTTCGAATATCCTAATTATTGGTTAATTGTTTCCATACCTTAGGTTAGTGTAAATACATTTTATCACTTAGGCAAGAGATCAATCCAAGGAATTTTAGTCCGAAAATGCTCCAACGTTAATTTGGCCAATTTATTGTATCCAATATCTGTTAGATGACCTCCATCCAAAAGATCTGATTTTTTAATATAACTTTCAGGATCTAAGCGTGGAACAGAAAATATATTTTCTTTCATTGCCTTGTTTAGCCGCACTGCAGCTTCTGAAGGCCAAGGAAATTCTAAGTACCAAACGTTCAAAACTAACAGGTGCTCACATCGATTTTGTAGAATCACAATTGTTTGTAACTGATTGTTAATTGTATTTTGAATTTGAGAGTCTAGCGGTGTAAAATTTCCTAAAAAATCATTTATTCCTGCATTATACAAACAGGCCGTATAATGTAACTGATCATTTTTTGCGACTTCTAAAATCTCTGATGATGGACGTACTGGAAATGCATTTTTGACAATCACAAAGGGCTTTAATTGCTCCTCTGCCGGCCAAAAAGCCATGATACTATCACCAAACATTCCTAAAGATGGTTTTAATAAAGTGAATAGGAGTTCATTATTTTGTTTTTGTTTGTGATCACAATGAACAAAAAAAATGAGGAAGATAAGGCAAATGAGTCCTTTTTGTATCTTATTAAAATACATAATTCTATTTATATTGGATTAGAAATGAGTCGTGTGTTCCTTGTTTGGTTTGATCGTCGAAACTTCCACTAGTTGCACCTGAAAAATACAAAGTACCATACCTATCTGAAGAGATTCCCCTTCCATACAATGTTGAACCGCTACTTCCCGAAGTTCGGATCCAAATTAAGCTACCCATGTGATCGTATTTACTCAGGTAAGCATCTTGCACTCCAATGCGAGTAAGGCCACCGACATTACCGGTTGTATACCCAGTAGCATATATATGGAATGCATTATCAGCAAATACTTGACTTCCATTAGTGAGTGATGTGCCTCCTCCTCCCAAAAGACGAGTCCAGATTTTTTCACCTTCTACACTATATTTTACAAGAATTTGCACAGTAGCTCCATCTTTGGCCTGGTTATCTATATTACCATTCACATCTCCAACTAGATAGACAGATCCCTTTTTATCTACAGATAATGCACGCAAGGTGGTTACCACAGTTCCCCCAGAAACTCCAAGATAACTGACCCATCTGACGGCACCATTGTTTGTATTTAGAGATAAAATAAAGGAATCCGTCAATCCACCTGGCAACGCCTTTCCTAAAAATAAACCGACACCAGCGACAGTTCCAGTAACTAGAATATTTTTTGAATATGGATCATACTGAATTTGTTGGCCATAGGCCTCAAAATTAGTTTCACCAATTAACCTAGACCAAATAAATTCTCCATTTCTACCGTATTTAAATACAAAAATTTTCCGACCTCCACCAGAAGTTTCACCATTGATAGTTGATTCTTCCGTGTTTCCGGTAATATAGGCATTTCCTTCTGGATCCGTCGTGACTCCTGATCCTAAAGTTTCACTCCCTGTGGGGAAAATTCTTGTCCATATAACATTTCCCGAAGAGTTAAGTTTGATGAGTAAACTACCAGCACCAACTGCCGGTAATTCATTAAATGGACTATTTGAACTTCCGACAGCATACAGATCACCAAAGACATCAATATGAATTACTTCAACATAAGTATTAGAAATAGCAGTGCTACCCATTTGTTTTATAAAGTTTATATTTCCATCACGATCATATTTTGCTACAAATACATCGTTATAATCTGTTGTTGGTGATACTCTCGGTTGGTTCAGTAATGATCCTGTCGTAGTGCCGTAAGAATATACAAATCCATTTCGCTCTGCAATATTAGATTGTGACCAAGTTTCATATCCACCAGCTTGCCCTAATAATCGCGTCCATTGTTTGACTCCTTGGTTATCTTGGGGAATTTCCCAACAATCACGATCTTCTATCATACAGCGAAGCAATTGAGTCTCTAAAAAAGCGTTTG
This genomic stretch from Leptospira meyeri harbors:
- a CDS encoding MBOAT family O-acyltransferase, which produces MLFNSLVFVLFFVVLYTVYWQLNSRFQKLTILLGSLIFYGYWDVFFLVHFLLIVFINFIFYHFSNYQFNKTKITLVVILNMLNLVFFKYFYFLINIVTDIFGFQQIIEVTTKLPNIILPLAISFYTFQILAFQIDVYRGKIKSKVSLEDFTIFIMFFPQLIAGPIMRHTDFFKQLHSKKRFLELPYNAGGYLILLGVLKKVIIADNISPIIEPFFSHPENFDTFSALVSVYGFAIQIYCDFSGYCDIARGLALLLGYDIPVNFNAPYFSTSLKEFWQRWHITLSQWLRDYLYIALGGNRFGNFRTYFNLLITMILGGLWHGANYTFLVWGALHGLYLIIERVITNNKPNAQNVFIQIFKGLVVFHLVCLAWIFFRIEHIRDIQSIVQNLVSQSGARMPETPKLFRLIAVGFLLHTYEYFQSRLSLKFEYRKLLLPGLALLCGVLVLTLASNSAQFIYFQF
- a CDS encoding SBBP repeat-containing protein, whose amino-acid sequence is MIEDRDCWEIPQDNQGVKQWTRLLGQAGGYETWSQSNIAERNGFVYSYGTTTGSLLNQPRVSPTTDYNDVFVAKYDRDGNINFIKQMGSTAISNTYVEVIHIDVFGDLYAVGSSNSPFNELPAVGAGSLLIKLNSSGNVIWTRIFPTGSETLGSGVTTDPEGNAYITGNTEESTINGETSGGGRKIFVFKYGRNGEFIWSRLIGETNFEAYGQQIQYDPYSKNILVTGTVAGVGLFLGKALPGGLTDSFILSLNTNNGAVRWVSYLGVSGGTVVTTLRALSVDKKGSVYLVGDVNGNIDNQAKDGATVQILVKYSVEGEKIWTRLLGGGGTSLTNGSQVFADNAFHIYATGYTTGNVGGLTRIGVQDAYLSKYDHMGSLIWIRTSGSSGSTLYGRGISSDRYGTLYFSGATSGSFDDQTKQGTHDSFLIQYK
- a CDS encoding DUF1574 family protein, coding for MILKKFRILLLFLFFFGLDKIILIPSVRNFLTEENIGNPYVESFKNISASYLEDPKYQDKKKIWAFGTSRSFIFYQFATSDYNHHSDFISENQKKSLDEYKFFGYAAPGSNPLIYYTRFNQLMDKQYKPDVVFLEVSAFSFNKKNRFYNITLLEGMPLEFAIQYFNELPSDFAKEYFFSRLFSLSRYKISTKAISTNLFGTKDKNAELLKNFMPTNQMSVDPFANAFDTKTNREELPYSPDSFNDFYLKPANDTDTYLKTVMLVDVLKNEFYGNYSLNEDNLFFLEKIIERCKKNQIPVVLWIPKVHKNLTNFYVASTFYSSWKSKIQSLANKTSTRFVDLNEEGKIRCDYFQDAAHLSGRCMPEINSVLLNLPK